In the Candidatus Mycosynbacter amalyticus genome, one interval contains:
- a CDS encoding glycosyltransferase family 2 protein has product MSSVAVVVLNFNAEEKTIECLDSLARQTYQDITPIIVDNASTHTTQLRDYTAAHQIAFLQNPVNTGFAGGVNTGIRHALEHKYDFVTLLNNDALPAPDWIEQLVSCAHDTKSDIVTGLMLHSSGKTIDSTGEQYSVWGLPFPRDRNRPAAHAAVSGPTFGATGGGTLYNAKVFREIGLFDETFFAYLEDVDISFRAQLAGLKMYYCAEAVLYHEQGGTFNKYPAVRTMHYFKNLPLVYIKNIPAPLLLPVGARLIIAYTLIFFKAIIHGGVIPALKGWLWQIPLFWFHALPARHKIQRDKKVGDDYIKSILWPDLPPDQTGLRKFRSLFTGKK; this is encoded by the coding sequence ATGAGTAGCGTTGCAGTCGTCGTACTAAATTTCAATGCCGAAGAGAAGACTATCGAGTGTCTTGATTCGCTAGCTCGTCAGACCTACCAAGATATAACACCAATCATCGTCGACAACGCCTCGACACATACGACACAGCTGCGGGATTACACGGCGGCACATCAGATTGCGTTTTTGCAAAATCCTGTCAATACTGGCTTCGCGGGTGGCGTCAACACTGGTATTCGCCATGCGCTGGAGCATAAGTATGATTTCGTGACACTCCTCAACAACGACGCCCTACCCGCCCCCGACTGGATCGAGCAACTTGTCTCCTGCGCACACGACACCAAGAGCGATATCGTAACCGGCCTCATGCTCCATAGTAGCGGCAAAACAATCGATAGCACAGGTGAACAATACTCTGTATGGGGACTGCCTTTTCCACGCGATCGCAACCGCCCGGCGGCACATGCGGCAGTTTCGGGGCCAACATTTGGTGCAACAGGTGGCGGCACCCTCTATAATGCAAAAGTATTCCGAGAGATAGGACTATTCGATGAAACGTTTTTCGCCTACCTTGAAGATGTCGATATTAGTTTTCGCGCCCAGCTCGCTGGACTTAAGATGTATTACTGCGCTGAGGCTGTACTCTACCACGAGCAAGGGGGTACGTTCAATAAATATCCAGCTGTTCGTACGATGCATTATTTCAAAAACCTACCACTCGTTTATATCAAAAACATCCCTGCGCCTCTATTATTACCAGTGGGCGCCCGTCTCATCATTGCCTATACCCTCATATTTTTCAAAGCAATCATACACGGAGGTGTTATACCGGCACTCAAAGGTTGGTTGTGGCAGATCCCTCTTTTCTGGTTCCACGCCCTCCCCGCCAGGCACAAAATCCAGAGAGATAAAAAGGTAGGTGACGACTATATTAAATCAATCCTCTGGCCCGACCTTCCGCCGGATCAAACGGGTCTGCGCAAATTCCGCTCGCTTTTCACTGGCAAGAAATAG
- a CDS encoding ATP-grasp domain-containing protein, which produces MRLLEYEAKRLLATSGIAVPNSQLLHTPDELPEVFPAVIKAQVLTGRRNKFGGIQLVREQGKLAEAVRSVFVADIDGYTATSVLAEELLDIDREFYLNVSVDRDEQAIVLMAHKDGGVDIESQPLDAFFREVADDTTETQALRLAEYLGLESQEFALGELIGKIVGCMRTQDALLCEINPLVLTRSGILVAADCKMELDNAASFRHPDWDFYDKPTSANFVELDKQGVVATIANGAGLAMATVDAVSAAGYSPTNFLDIGGGASKDTVLAAFHELMTYPLLDAIVINIFAGITRCDEVARAILAAREEIANLPQLYIRLDGTNVDQAKEILAESQLPLYPSLGEAVAAIGAHNV; this is translated from the coding sequence ATGCGTTTACTCGAATACGAAGCCAAGCGACTCCTCGCAACTAGCGGTATTGCAGTACCAAACTCTCAGCTGCTGCACACCCCAGACGAGTTACCCGAAGTGTTCCCCGCTGTCATCAAGGCACAAGTACTCACTGGTCGCCGCAATAAATTTGGCGGTATACAGCTCGTACGTGAGCAGGGGAAACTCGCCGAAGCGGTGCGTTCGGTCTTCGTAGCGGATATCGATGGCTATACAGCCACCAGCGTACTTGCCGAGGAGTTGCTCGACATCGACCGCGAGTTCTACCTGAATGTATCTGTCGATCGCGACGAGCAGGCAATCGTACTCATGGCGCACAAAGATGGTGGTGTGGATATTGAGTCACAGCCACTTGATGCGTTTTTCCGCGAAGTAGCCGATGACACTACAGAGACACAGGCGCTTCGCTTGGCAGAATATCTTGGTCTAGAGTCACAAGAATTTGCACTAGGCGAACTCATCGGAAAGATTGTCGGTTGCATGCGTACGCAGGACGCGCTGCTGTGTGAGATTAACCCTCTCGTCCTGACGCGCAGTGGCATACTCGTGGCAGCCGACTGCAAAATGGAGCTCGACAATGCCGCGAGCTTTCGTCACCCCGACTGGGATTTCTACGACAAACCCACAAGCGCCAATTTTGTCGAGCTCGACAAACAGGGCGTAGTCGCTACTATTGCCAATGGAGCCGGCCTCGCCATGGCGACAGTCGATGCCGTGTCTGCTGCAGGTTATTCACCCACAAACTTCCTAGATATTGGTGGCGGAGCAAGTAAGGACACTGTACTCGCAGCGTTTCACGAGCTCATGACCTACCCACTACTGGATGCAATCGTCATCAATATCTTCGCCGGTATCACCCGCTGCGACGAGGTGGCGCGTGCCATCCTCGCGGCTCGCGAGGAAATTGCCAATCTCCCCCAGCTCTATATTCGCCTTGACGGCACCAACGTAGACCAAGCAAAAGAGATATTAGCCGAATCGCAACTTCCGCTCTATCCGTCACTCGGTGAAGCCGTAGCTGCAATAGGAGCTCATAATGTCTAG
- a CDS encoding glycosyltransferase family 4 protein: MSGKQKLRAIKHKASWVAKHPGQVVETAAGHARLAVQAGPGKYMDLRRQKRSHQFGCGIKTAYSQYEINTWRLAHSYPLVLLLVGETVNDERARELVALQAVVRCHFFAAPSVAEKLQALSDDMHIATATAQLTGVGTFTFTGLRATIMQTHMDNDIILVNLADMLPDHAYFETIQHVAYNYHEEVGIVAPSYLYDSQQYSGVEFDRTAAEFRWMGSVESDIGQLAIPRYTLTNYWHGLYVRFDTLSRLALSSTDINGSIDEVMSYVIGRAWQQNIRTLTYSPLQLQVVTLPNMKLLPFHTTWLLEPRRTTNAKGQTRVIYVLNATTVSGGIKVVFEHVNGLLKRGFEVEIWSVQGQPDWMDVNVTVKKFYNYQDIELALRDEDAIKIATWWETGPPVWLASVNRGVGVNFIQEFEPWFYPDDADARAAVVSTYRRELVSTTTTSYNQDELEAVGLRDMMIIPVGYDGSVYHEDKKVPRATDTMLAVGRSFFQKNFEFTKQAWLSLGDKRPALTLFGSEPDILHDERVQYHVKPTNEEVNTLYNTATLMVQTSRHEGFCLPAIEAMAAGCPLICTDMHGNRDFCIDGETCLMVEHDNIAQLAGVIERLKEDTELQAKLRKNGLAMAKEYEWSAIIDRVGEFYKSLS, translated from the coding sequence ATGAGTGGAAAGCAGAAACTACGCGCAATCAAACACAAAGCTTCGTGGGTGGCAAAACATCCCGGTCAGGTAGTGGAGACGGCAGCAGGTCATGCACGACTTGCAGTGCAGGCTGGCCCTGGCAAGTACATGGATCTCCGCCGCCAAAAACGCTCGCACCAGTTCGGTTGTGGCATTAAGACTGCCTATAGTCAGTATGAGATCAATACCTGGCGGCTGGCGCACTCGTATCCTTTGGTTCTGTTGCTTGTGGGTGAAACGGTGAATGACGAGCGGGCGCGAGAGCTTGTTGCGCTGCAAGCGGTTGTGCGTTGTCATTTTTTTGCTGCACCATCTGTCGCAGAAAAACTGCAAGCGTTGTCGGACGATATGCATATCGCGACAGCGACAGCACAGCTTACGGGTGTAGGGACATTTACGTTCACAGGACTACGCGCCACGATCATGCAGACGCATATGGACAACGACATCATATTGGTCAATCTAGCTGATATGTTACCAGATCACGCATATTTTGAGACCATACAACACGTTGCTTATAACTACCACGAAGAAGTTGGAATAGTTGCTCCGTCATACCTCTATGACAGTCAGCAATATAGCGGTGTTGAATTTGATCGTACGGCTGCCGAATTTAGATGGATGGGTTCGGTCGAAAGTGATATTGGACAACTTGCGATACCTCGCTACACCCTCACAAATTACTGGCATGGATTGTATGTGCGGTTTGATACGCTGTCGCGTTTGGCGCTTTCCTCGACAGATATTAACGGCAGTATAGATGAAGTGATGTCATATGTGATTGGACGAGCATGGCAACAAAACATTCGTACCCTTACATACTCACCCCTTCAGTTACAGGTCGTAACGTTACCCAATATGAAATTATTACCGTTCCACACGACATGGTTACTTGAGCCGCGTCGTACTACCAATGCGAAAGGACAGACACGAGTTATCTATGTGCTCAATGCAACGACTGTAAGTGGCGGCATTAAAGTAGTGTTCGAACATGTCAATGGTCTACTGAAACGTGGTTTTGAGGTAGAGATCTGGTCGGTTCAGGGGCAGCCAGACTGGATGGATGTTAATGTCACTGTGAAGAAGTTCTACAATTATCAGGATATTGAACTTGCACTGCGTGACGAAGATGCTATCAAAATCGCGACCTGGTGGGAAACTGGCCCACCCGTATGGCTTGCTAGCGTGAACCGTGGAGTGGGGGTGAATTTCATCCAAGAGTTCGAACCATGGTTTTATCCGGACGATGCCGACGCTCGCGCGGCCGTGGTGTCGACCTATCGCAGGGAGCTCGTGAGTACCACTACCACGTCGTACAATCAGGATGAGCTCGAGGCAGTAGGCCTGCGTGATATGATGATCATCCCAGTGGGCTACGACGGCTCGGTGTATCACGAGGACAAGAAAGTACCGCGTGCAACTGACACGATGTTGGCTGTCGGTCGCTCGTTTTTCCAGAAAAATTTCGAATTCACCAAACAAGCTTGGCTGTCACTCGGCGACAAGCGCCCAGCACTTACATTGTTTGGTTCTGAGCCAGATATTTTGCACGATGAGCGTGTTCAGTACCATGTCAAACCAACAAACGAAGAGGTGAATACACTATATAATACCGCCACGCTCATGGTTCAGACGTCTCGGCACGAAGGTTTCTGTCTCCCTGCTATAGAAGCGATGGCGGCCGGATGCCCTTTGATTTGTACAGATATGCATGGTAATCGTGATTTTTGCATAGACGGTGAGACATGCTTGATGGTTGAGCATGATAACATTGCACAGTTAGCCGGTGTAATCGAGCGCCTAAAAGAAGATACAGAGCTACAGGCGAAGCTTCGCAAAAATGGCCTCGCGATGGCAAAAGAATATGAGTGGTCTGCGATTATAGACCGCGTTGGTGAATTTTACAAAAGTCTTAGCTAG